From Microlunatus capsulatus, a single genomic window includes:
- a CDS encoding STAS domain-containing protein — translation MNESDTGAVEFAALDREDEEQLLPQLVAHLREHRSRLRQEWSGRIQDSHLLSSMTPQEVGAETTSVYDNYVEVLETGSVEALQHYARDLSERIIPRGVETHEVVGIVLLLRDVLARSLFEKYQDDFDLLNRVLDAYEPAANRIANTVAVSFVDERERVIRQQQDSIRELSTPVLPVRERLLILPIIGVLDTERARQLTEQLLRGIRTHRAKVVVIDITGAPDVDEAVANHLVRTVDASRLMGASVIITGLSPEIAQTLVTIGVDLSKMNTIGDLQGGLEEAERLLGFTVTRADGSP, via the coding sequence ATGAACGAGTCGGACACCGGAGCGGTGGAGTTCGCGGCCCTCGACCGGGAGGACGAGGAGCAGCTGCTGCCCCAGCTGGTCGCGCACCTGCGCGAGCACCGCAGCCGGCTCCGGCAGGAGTGGTCGGGCCGCATCCAGGACTCCCACCTGCTGAGCTCGATGACGCCGCAGGAGGTCGGGGCGGAGACCACCTCGGTCTACGACAACTACGTCGAGGTGCTCGAGACCGGCAGCGTCGAGGCCCTGCAGCACTACGCGCGCGACCTCTCGGAGCGGATCATCCCGCGCGGCGTCGAGACCCACGAGGTCGTCGGCATCGTGCTCCTGCTGCGCGACGTGCTGGCCCGCTCGCTGTTCGAGAAGTACCAGGACGACTTCGACCTGCTCAACCGCGTCCTGGACGCCTACGAGCCCGCCGCCAACCGGATCGCCAACACCGTGGCGGTGAGCTTCGTCGACGAGCGCGAGCGGGTGATCCGCCAGCAGCAGGACTCGATCCGGGAGCTCTCGACGCCGGTGCTGCCGGTCCGCGAGCGGCTGCTGATCCTGCCGATCATCGGGGTGCTCGACACCGAGCGCGCCCGCCAGCTGACCGAGCAGCTGCTGCGGGGCATCCGCACCCACCGGGCGAAGGTCGTCGTCATCGACATCACCGGCGCCCCGGACGTGGACGAGGCGGTCGCCAACCACCTGGTGCGCACCGTGGACGCCTCCCGGCTGATGGGCGCCAGCGTCATCATCACCGGCCTGTCGCCCGAGATCGCGCAGACCCTGGTCACCATCGGCGTCGACCTCAGCAAGATGAACACGATCGGGGACCTGCAGGGCGGGCTCGAGGAGGCGGAGCGGCTGCTCGGCTTCACCGTGACCCGCGCGGACGGCTCGCCGTGA
- a CDS encoding phosphatase RsbU N-terminal domain-containing protein has product MTGLDDLRRDYRAAFLRYLPRREEAPLRAGYEIGRAAVVDGLSILDLAQVHHEVLLEVISTTRREELGDVASAASEFLVEVLATYDMAQRGLRPGP; this is encoded by the coding sequence ATGACGGGTCTCGACGACCTCCGGCGCGACTACCGCGCGGCCTTCCTGCGCTACCTGCCCCGCCGCGAGGAGGCTCCGCTGCGCGCCGGCTACGAGATCGGCCGGGCGGCGGTGGTGGACGGGCTGAGCATCCTCGACCTCGCGCAGGTCCACCACGAGGTGCTGCTCGAGGTCATCAGCACCACCCGGCGCGAGGAGCTCGGCGACGTCGCGTCGGCGGCCTCGGAGTTCCTCGTCGAGGTGCTGGCCACCTACGACATGGCCCAGCGGGGGCTGCGCCCCGGCCCCTGA
- a CDS encoding STAS domain-containing protein, whose product MTDTGPALVSILRQGSQLIASIHTALDDTQMVRFQQDLVHQIGEHRARGVVIDVAALDVLDSFGSRTLRDIAEMARLRGAATVIVGIQPEVAFTMVTLGMDTGSVHTALDLEEGLAYLGGAGGQPSTAARARSAQRR is encoded by the coding sequence GTGACCGACACCGGGCCGGCCCTGGTCTCGATCCTGCGCCAGGGCTCCCAGCTGATCGCCTCCATCCACACCGCCCTGGACGACACCCAGATGGTGCGGTTCCAGCAGGACCTCGTCCACCAGATCGGGGAGCACCGGGCCCGCGGGGTCGTCATCGACGTCGCGGCCCTGGACGTGCTGGACTCCTTCGGCTCCCGGACCCTCCGCGACATCGCGGAGATGGCCCGGCTGCGGGGGGCGGCGACGGTGATCGTCGGGATCCAGCCGGAGGTGGCCTTCACGATGGTGACGCTCGGGATGGACACCGGGAGCGTGCACACCGCGCTCGACCTGGAGGAGGGCCTGGCCTACCTGGGCGGCGCGGGCGGCCAGCCCTCCACCGCGGCGCGGGCGCGCTCCGCGCAGCGTCGATGA